One Alkaliphilus sp. B6464 genomic window carries:
- a CDS encoding methylglyoxal synthase, whose translation MDIVNDYTIIKMKKQKNIALIAHDNRKEDLVNWVKVNKDRLENHFLCGTGTTAKLIADTAKLPIIAFKSGPLGGDQQIGSRIAEGNIDFMIFFWDPLEAQPHDPDVKALLRIAVLYDVPVANNRSTADFLLSSPLMNEEYNRKIIDYSKRISSRAKEYSNNIGNK comes from the coding sequence ATGGATATAGTAAATGATTATACTATAATTAAAATGAAAAAGCAAAAGAATATAGCACTTATTGCACATGATAACAGAAAAGAAGATTTAGTAAATTGGGTAAAGGTAAATAAAGATAGGTTAGAAAATCACTTTTTATGTGGAACTGGAACTACTGCTAAGCTTATTGCAGACACTGCTAAGCTACCAATTATAGCTTTTAAAAGTGGACCTTTAGGTGGAGATCAGCAGATAGGATCTCGTATAGCAGAAGGGAATATAGACTTTATGATATTTTTCTGGGATCCATTAGAAGCCCAACCTCATGACCCCGATGTTAAAGCATTACTTCGTATTGCAGTTTTATATGATGTACCTGTTGCAAACAATCGTTCTACAGCGGACTTTCTACTTTCTTCTCCACTGATGAATGAGGAATACAATAGGAAAATAATTGATTACTCTAAAAGGATAAGTAGTAGGGCTAAAGAGTACAGTAATAATATAGGTAATAAGTAA
- a CDS encoding polysaccharide deacetylase family protein: MSKKSRLLLMLTLIFTVLIVRSIYSPNIVKPVGINNSSISDSTRFAKKIPVLVYHHLLRDEENTMKNNPSIISVENFQEQMELLYNEGYRSITLEELEGFILGERDLPSRSVLITFDDGYKSNYEYAYPILKEYGFISTIFMITDRISDTTVSFDPTQIQYLSWEEMELSQDVFKFACHTHKLHYLTDDNKSYVVTKPRTEVEEDLRKNLELVHNPYFAYPYGHYTDETIQILQDLEYEMAFTVKEGFVKTGDPIFELNRQGVFPSTTIAKFKIKVGLSREPLFKKLIKSFLNLIRPKY, from the coding sequence ATGAGTAAAAAATCACGATTATTACTAATGCTAACTTTAATATTTACAGTTCTTATTGTTAGATCTATCTATTCTCCTAATATAGTAAAGCCTGTGGGTATCAATAATAGTTCTATCTCTGATTCGACTAGGTTTGCTAAAAAAATTCCTGTTTTGGTCTATCATCATCTACTTAGAGATGAAGAGAATACTATGAAAAATAATCCTTCTATTATATCCGTAGAAAATTTCCAAGAACAAATGGAGTTATTATACAACGAAGGATATAGGAGTATAACCTTAGAAGAGCTTGAAGGATTTATACTAGGAGAAAGGGACCTACCTTCAAGAAGTGTTCTAATTACCTTTGATGATGGCTACAAGAGTAATTATGAATATGCTTATCCAATTTTAAAAGAATACGGATTTATTTCCACAATATTTATGATTACAGATAGAATTTCCGATACAACAGTTTCATTTGATCCTACCCAGATACAATATCTTAGCTGGGAAGAGATGGAGTTAAGCCAAGATGTTTTTAAGTTTGCATGTCATACACATAAACTTCATTACTTAACTGATGATAATAAAAGTTATGTAGTAACCAAGCCTAGGACAGAAGTAGAAGAAGATTTAAGGAAAAACCTAGAGCTTGTACATAATCCCTACTTCGCTTATCCATATGGTCACTATACGGATGAAACCATTCAGATTTTACAAGATTTGGAATACGAGATGGCCTTTACAGTTAAAGAAGGCTTCGTAAAAACTGGAGACCCTATATTTGAACTTAATAGACAGGGTGTTTTTCCATCTACCACAATAGCAAAATTTAAGATCAAAGTTGGACTAAGCCGAGAGCCTTTATTTAAAAAATTAATAAAAAGTTTTTTAAACTTAATAAGACCTAAATACTAA